CGGGCGGCGCTATTGCAAGCCTACGCGGACATGTTCGCCACGAGCGAGTTTCGACCCTTCGTGCACAACCACGTCATCGAAATTGATGGCGACCGGGCCGAAGGCACTTGCTACCTGGATCTGCGCTGCGTGATCGAGGGCACGGCGAAGACCGGTCACGGTTTCTACAAAGATCGCTACGTCAGGGTGGGCACCGAATGGAAGTTCACCCATCGCTTGCTCAATATGCTGGAGTTCCGTGAAATCTAAGGGGTTTCGATGGCACCAGATTCACGGTGCTCGAGCAGCTCCCGCGGGCTGAGCCCCAGCAGTTCTCCAAAGACGTAGTCGTTGTCGCAGCCAATTCCGGCACCCGCCCGGGTGGTCTTGCCCTGCGAACGCGTAAGCCCGAGCGGTATGCCGGTCGCGATGACCGACCCTTTGATCAGGTGTGGAATGGTTTCGAAGAAACCGCGGGCTGCGAGATGCGGATCTCTTTCGAGCATGTCTTCGACCGTCGCCGCTACACCGCACGCGATCCCCGCTGCCTGAAGTTGGTTCATGATGTCGTGGGCGTCGCGGGTGCGCGTCCATTCAGTGATCAATTCGTCGAGGGCATCTGCGTTGGCCAGCCTGTGTGCGAGGGACGAGAAGCGCCGGTCCGTGGACCACTCGGGATGCTCGAGCAGAGCGCAGAATGCTCGCCACTGGTCTTCATCCTTCACGCTGATCGCGCACCATCGATCATCACCGCTGCAGGGATAACAACCTTGGGGAGCGATATAGAGGGAACGATTTCCCGGACGCTCGGGTTCGCTGCCTGTCGCCAGGGGTTCCGTCATTGCAACGCCCAGTGCTGCGATGGTGGCTTCGAGTTGCGACAAGCTGATGTGCTGCCCAACACCCGTTCGATCGCGATGGTCGAGGGCGGCCATCACGGCGACCAAACCGTGGAGTGCGCCGACTGCGTCGGGGTATGCGTACTGGGTATTGATGCAGTCGCGTCCGGGATGTCCGGACATCCGACTCAACCCGGAGAGCGCTTCGATGTTGGGTCCCCAGGTGACGTACTTTGCGCAGGGCCCTGTCTCTCCATAGCCGTTGGTGCTCAAGTGAATCAGATCGGGCTTCTCTTTTGCCATCGCGTCGTAGCCGAGTCCGAGTTTGTCCATCACGCCAGCGCTGTTGTTTTCGATCACGATATCTGCCCGGGCGACGAGTCGCTTTGCGAGTTGTACAGCGTCGGGGTTCGTCAGATCGAGGGAAACGAAACGCTTGCCCGCGTCCCAATCGGTAAACCACGGAGACAGCGCCGGTTGAACACCGAGCTCGCGAGCGCGCGGGGGGATGTACAGACGAACCACCCCGAGATGCTTGATCGTCTCGACCTTGATCACCTCCGCCCCGCAGTAGGCCATGAAACGACCCATCCAGGGACCGGCCATGCCCACAGTAAATTCGACCACGGAAAGTCCCGCGAGCGCTTGTCCAACGGCATTCACCCCGACATTTTTGCGCGCCGTGCGCTCCGAAAACCCTGGTGCGCCCTGGGTTTGGGGACTTGGGGGCGCTCCCGACACTCGCCACGGGGTTGCGGCCAGTCGATACGGCGCACCCGGCATGGTGAGCTTTCCCTGCTCGGCCTGTGGGACGTCGACGAAGAAGTCCCGCGCCGCCAAATGCGGATCCTTCGCCACTTCGGCGGACGAGTTGACCGGGGTCACGGCAATGTGGCGCCGCTGGCCCTCGTGGTAGAGCTCTTCGACGCTGAACTTGCAGGTCATGTCCGAGATGAAAATGTCGAGCAACTCGCGGTATTCGATGCGCACCGATGATGGCCCTTCGAACATCGGATCGACTACTTCCTGATTGCCAGTCTCTTCGTGAATCCACTGGGCCAGGGCAACCCAGTGCAGGGGACGATTCACGATCAAATAGATGAGCCCGTCCTTGCATGAGTAGGCCCCCGATGGAACGGCGGCGAATAGCGAAGTTCCGTTGCGCACGGGCACCATGCCGTCGTCGAGATACTTTCCCACACCCGAGATATGCGTCACTGCGAGCATGACTTCCTGGGCCGAGATATCGATGTGCTGACCGATGCCGGTCGCGTTGCGTTGCCGAAGCGCGATCAGACTCGAAGCGGCTGCACAGGTGGACGCCATCATGAAAGCCTGGTCGCCGGCCAGATTGACCGGGGGGTCCGCGGGATCGCCCGTCACATAGACCGCTCCTCCCATTGCATTGATGACGAGGTCTGACGAACGGAAGTCGCGGTGGGGACCCGTCTGCCCAAAGCCCGTGATCGAGGTCATGAGAAGCCCGGGATGCTCGGCACTCAGGGTTTCGAATCCCAGTCCCAGTTCTGCGAGTCTTCCAGGCGCGAGACACTCGATCACGAGATCCGCATCCCGGGCGAGTTCGCTGAACCGACGCTGGCCTTCGGACGATTCGAGATCGAGCACGAGGGATCGTTTGCTGGTATTCAGATACCGAAAGCGCAATCCCGAACGCATCCCAGCGTCGCTTTCGGATTCCGATCCATCGCCGCTCCAAAGCGGAGGAATTGAACGCGCGGGATCACCACCAGGCGCCTCGATGCGCAGAACTTCGGCCCCGAGGTCTGCCAGTAGCTTCCCACAGTACATGCCGGATTCGTCACTGAGCTCGAGCACACGCAGACCGGCCAGCGCGCATTTTTCCTCGTTCGAGTTCAAGATCGAGACCACCCTCTATCAAGCGTGTGACAGCGTGTGCCTGGCAAGTCGTGCGAAGATACGAAAACTCGGGCTCTCACTCAAAGTCCGAAAGCCGGACGGGCAGTCGGCGGGAACCCCAATCCCCCGGCTGATGATCGAACACGCCGGGACACGGAGCCCCACAATAATCACAGCAACCGCCACTGAGCTTCCACTCCGTAAGCACGTACCAATCTCGTCCGATCACTCGTTCACCACACTCCGCGCAATAGGTACTGCCCCCGGATTCGTCGTGGACATTACCCGTGTAGACGTAGCGAAGGCCCTGGTCTCGCGCGATATTTCGCGCCCGGCTGAGCGTCTGGCTCGGGGTTCGCGGGCGGTCACGCAACTTGTAGTCGGGATGAAACGCCGTGAAGTGCCAGGGCACGTCGGCACCCAACTCTTCGTACATGAAGCGACTTGCGGCGCGAAGCTCTTCGTCGGAATCATTCATCCCGGGAATCAGCAGGGTCGTGACTTCCAACCAGACATCGGTTTCGTGTTTGAGATAACGCAGGGTGTCGAGCACGGGCTCGAGTTCGCCGCTGCATGTCTTGCGATAGAACGCATCGCTAAAGGACTTGAGGTCGACGTTCGCAGCGTCGATCTCGGAGAAAAACTCGCGCCGCGGTGCATCACAGACATAGCCCGCTGTCACCGCGACCGTCTTGATGTCAACGGCGCTACAAGCCCGCGCGACATCTATGGCGTACTCGAGAAAGATCACGGGATCGTTGTAGGTGAACGCGACACTGCGACACCCGAGCGCCACGGCAGCCCGCGCGATTCGGTCTGGAGGTGCCTCATCGCTCAGGGTGTCGATCTCCCGAGACTTGCTGATATCCCAGTTTTGGCAGAACGCACAGGCGAGATTACAACCTGCGGTTCCAAACGAGAGCACCGGCGTTCCAGGCAAGAAGTGGTTGAGGGGTTTCTTCTCGATCGGATCGACGCAATAGCCGCTCGATCTCCCATAACTTTCGAGGACGATTTCACCACCGCGGCAGGCACGCACGAAACACAGCCCCTGCTGCCCTTCCTTGAGTTGACAGTGACGGGGACAGACATCGCACTGAACGCGCCCGGAGTCGGGGAGCCGCTGCCAATAGCGTGTGGCGACTGTGGAGGATTCACTCATTTGCGCAGGTGCGGAAGCCAGCGAAGACATCTCGACGTCCTGGCTCGAAGAAATTGCGATAGGTGTTGGTCACCAGGCGGGAACGGGTCGCCCAGGTCCCGCCCTTTAGAACCTTTGGATAACCAAACCAAGGTGCCGAGTATTCGCGGTAAGGCGTATCGACCACGAATCCCGGGTACGGATAGAAGGCTGAAGCCGTCCATTCCCAGATGTTGCCCGACATCTGACGACAACCCCACCCGCTATCGCCTTCCGGGTAACACGCGACGTCGACACAACCAAGATTCTCGTAGTCGAGGTTCGCCCTTTCCCGAGTCATCGCCCCGGCTTCATCACCCCAGGGATAGAGTCGCTTCTTTGTATCGCCGGGAGCCGTACTGGCCGCGCATTCCCATTCGGCTTCGCTGGGAAGACGTCGACCCGCCCAGCGGCAGTACGCCTCGGCTTCGTACCAACCTACATGGACGACGGGGGCATCTTCCATCAACGGTACCCATTGATCGAAGACTCGCTGCAGCCACGTCCCGTCTTCGACCTTCCAGTAGCCGGGATGGTCGGACTCAGCCTTGGTTCGCCACACCCAGCCGGGGGTACTCCAACACTCGCGCCGGGCGTATCCAGCGTCTTTGACGAACTCGGAAAACTCGCGATTCGTGACCGGAGCACGGCTGATTTCATAGCCCGGGAGTTCGACCGGATGCGCCCATTTCTCATTATCGAATACGAACCGCTGAGCTTCGCCATCGCGTGCGGGTTCGGCACCGAGTCGAAAGGTCTGCGCGTCGACCCGCACGTCTCCGGGGTGTTGCCCGCCAGGGACGGTCGAACGGACGGGGCTCTGCAGCTCGATTGAAGGACACGCGTACCCCATGGTTTGGCGCGTCCACGCCAGGGCTTCGGCGTGCATGGATTCGTGGTGGATCGCGAGTTGATAATGGTACGACTCGCGGGCCGTGGGTTCGTGTCCGGCAAGGCGTTCTAGTGCACGCCGCTTGATGGCGTCCAGATACGCGAGGGTTTCATTGCGAGGCGGCAGGTCCAAGCTCCAACGATCGACGTGATCAACTTCAAAGGAATCGAAAAAATCAGTCCCGTTTTTGAACGACGTGGGGACGGAATCGAGTTCGGACAGCAAGAAGCTGTCGAAGAAAAAACCGATATGGCCAAGCTCCCAGCGCATGGGATTGACCGTCGCGAGGTAGGGAAGTTCGAGTTGCTCGTCGCTGAGATCAGCGATGAGCGCAAGGGTCACGCGCCGCACATCTTCGACCTGGTGCGCGATCGACGCTGCGGAGAGGCGGACTCCCTCACTCATCGTGTTGCACCCGACTGCGGTTCGCGCGATCTCGCGCAAATGAGCGATGGAAACTTGCAGTCACTTTTATTGAGCCTTCGATCATCGCTTCATGGTAGTCCAGGGTCGGCTAGTTCGAACATCGCTCTCGCGGCGTTTTACAGCCGACTCAGATTGGGCTCAAACGCCCTTTTACCAAAGTTTCACTGGCAATCCCGTGCTGGGATTCGAACCGATGCGTAGTGTCTGTCACTACAGATTGATCTTGATTCGTCGCAGGTCACAGGAATACACGTGTCCTGGCTAGTGCACTGGGGGTGGCTGATGAGCGCAAATCTGGCTTCGAGCGAGGAGGCCGACGGTTGGTGGGTTCGGGTCGGCGGTGTCTCCGCTGCGATCTATTGGGGAATCCACGCAAGTTGCCTGATCGCGCTCTACACCGGGGTCAGCGTCGTCGATGTAAGTATCTTCGCGGCGACCTACTGGGTGCGATTGTTCGGCATTACCGGTGGATTCCATCGCTACTTTTCTCACCGTAGCTACAAGACCAGTCGCGCCATGCAGTTCGCCCTGGCATTTCTCGGTACCAGTTCAATTCAGAAGGGTCCGCTTTGGTGGGCGGGCGCCCACCGCCTGCACCATCGCTATTCGGATCAGCCGGGTGACCCGCATTCGCCTCGAGAGAGTTTCTGGTATTCACACCAGGCATGGATCTTTGACCCGCAGTGGCAATACACGCGGATCGAAGAGATCCGCGACTTCGCAAAGTTCCCCGAACTCGTATGGCTCAACCAATGGCACATCGTGCCCCCGATCATTCTCGCCTTGCTCTGCTATGCGATCGGCGGCTTCAGCGGCTTGGTCTGGGGAATGGGCATCTCAACCGTGGCGCTCTGGCATTCGACGTATTCGATCAATTCATTGGCACATCGCTGGGGCAGTACGCGCTTTGACACCGGCGACGACAGTCGCAACAACCTCTTTCTCGCTCTCCTCACCCTCGGTGAGGGCTGGCACAACAATCACCATCGCTTCATGAATTCTGTGCGCCAGGGTTTCTACTGGTGGGAGATCGATCTCACCTACTACATCCTGCGCGGGTTGAATAGCGTAGGGTTGATCTGGGACATGAAGCGACCGCCTGCAAGCGTCTATGCAGAAGCGGCCGAAGCGGCAGCACAGACACGCGCAGAGGTGAAGGCGCCCCAAGCGCCGCTGGTCAGCGACATATCCGGGACGGCACCGTTTCGCTAGCGGCCCCTTTCGCCCGCACAGAAGACTCTCTACCTTTTTTGTGTGGCCGAAACGCGCGCTCCGGTCGAATCGACCCTCCCAGGCGATCCCGTTGTATTGCTCACCGGGGCGAGCACCGGCATTGGTCTCGCCCTCGCTCACAAGCTGGCGGCCTGGCCCTCCGGTCGCATCGTCCTGACCGCAAGAGCAGCATCACTCGAGCGCCTCAAACAACAAGGTTTCTCCGACACCGATCGCATCTGGCTGCGCACCCTCGACGTGACCGACGGAGCGCAACGGTGTCGTGTCGTCGACGAAATTCGCGACCAGCTCGGCGGTGTGGACATTTTGATCAACAACGCGGGCATCGTATTTCGATCGGTCACCGAGCACATGGACGAGGCCGAGACACTCACGCAATTGGACACCAATTTTCTCTCGCCGATGGCATTGATACGACTCGTCTTGCCACGGATGCGCGAGAAGGGAGCTGGACGCGTAATCAATATTTCATCCGTGAGCGGTATGATGGCCATGCCCACCATGGGATCCTATAGTGGCTCCAAGTTCGCCCTCGAAGGAGCGAGTGAATCGCTCTGGTACGAGATGAAGCCCTGGGGGATTCACGTCACGCTCGTCCAACCCGGCTTCATACATTCGAATTCGTTTCATAATGTAATCCTCTCGAAGCATGCCCGGTCGGCCATCGAAGATGCATTCGACCCGTATCACGTGGTCTACCGCTCGATGGCGCCGTTCATCGAACGCCTGATGTCCCTCGCCAGAGCGACGCCAGAAGACATCGCAGAACAGGTGCTCGCCACTCTACACAAGAAAAACCCGCGACTGCGGGTGTTCGCGACAATCGACGCGCGCTTTTTCTACATCTTGCGACGAACCCTTCCGCGCAAGGTCTTTCACGCCCTGCTCTACCGGGCGTTGCCACAGATCGGAAAATGGGGGCCCGGGTCATGATTCGCCAGCGTATTGATTCCGATCTTGCCGAGCTGATCTTCCGCATGCTCTTCAGCAGCATCTTCATCGTATTGGGCGGTGAACACATATTTCGCGACGAGCTCATTCAACAACTGATACCACTCTGGATGCCCGAACCGCGCCTGTTCTCGCTGGCCGCGGGCATTCTACTTTTGACCGGCGGAATCTCGATCGCACTCGGGTTTCGCATTCACCTTGCTGCGACTGCGCTTGGCATCTTCCTGGTGGTGGTGACGCTGCTGATCCATGTTCCCGGGATGTTCATCTACCCACCGGGGCTCGATAGCGACTGGCAATGGCTGTGGGATCTCTATCAGCGAAGCAATTTCATCAAGAACGTATGCTTGCTGGGGGTGTGCTTTCACTTCCTGTACCACGAACCGGGTTCGTACAGCCTGGACCGCTACCTCGCGGCAAAGGGTCTTCTCTAACCTGTAAGCCCATCCATTTCGATCTCGATCGCGGCGGCGAGTGACTCCGTCACTTATGAGAACACCAATCCCACGAATCTGTGCGCCATTCGTCAATCCCAAGGTCACGGCTCGGGCCGGCGCCTTCCCGGAGCCTATTCATCCGCACAACCGTATCGCCGAAAGAGTCGATGGAGACGCCCGGAGGCGGTTTACTTGGAATGTCCAAAGTGTTCAGTCAAGAACATCTACACCGACGGCGTTGTATGTCGACAGTGCAGTTACCGCTTTGGGCTCGATCCGAATCGCCCCCACAATCTCACTGATATCGACTACTTGAGATTGGTCGACCGGACCAGCTCGAGTGGGCGGTACTACTTCACCCAGAACCAACTCTACCTCTACTATTGCATGGACAAGATGCCCAGGAATGTCATGTGGCCTGCTGCAGGAATCCTTGCAGGGAGCTTGGGGCACTACCTCATTGGACCCGAAGGAGCCGCCATGGCCGCGATTTCTGCCGCGGGTTTGGTCTACTATGGAACTCGATCCTGGCGCCCACCGCCCCGCGCCGTACTCGACGATCTGCACGAAATCATGAGGACCGCTGGCCACCCAATCACGCGGTTTCTTGCAAAACCATTGTTCGAGTTTCGCGACGAAGAGAAGTACACCGAGCATCTGCCTCACCCCTACGACATTCAGCAAATCATCGTCGTCGACCGTAATATATTGGTGGACTTGTTGGTCTTGAACGGTTTCCCCAAACATTCGAAGTCGCTGGTTGTTTCCCAGAGCGGCTATCCCAACTATGTAATCCCGATCGCAAAGGAACTGCTGAAGAAGCGAAAATCACTTGCAGTCTACTTATTGCACGACTCGACCGAGAGCCGCATCGCGATGAAGCGCAACATGGCCGATACAGCCATGCTTCCCACCTCCGGCCACAGCATGTTCAATCTCGGACTCGAACCCGAACAGGTGGTCTACATGAAGCATCTCGACCCCATCCAACCCGCGCGCTCGAGATACGGCGTCCCGCTTGATTCGATTCCCTATCCCATCCTCGAAACTGCGCTGACCTTCTGCATCTCTCACGGCGTCCCACTGTTGACCGGGTTCGCGGCCAACGGATTCGTGCGGAGGATCCGGTGATTCGGTTGTGCGCGGATCGATAGGCAGATCCTCGGCGCACTCGTCTCGAACCGAAGAACGTGCTACCTCAACAAACGTTCCCCTCAGTAGCAGTGTTTCGCCGCCGCAGCCTTCGGGTGCGCGGCTCTGGACGTTACGAGCACGTTACAAACGATGCTACGAGGCCTGCCAGAACAATGACGACCCATCG
Above is a window of Myxococcales bacterium DNA encoding:
- a CDS encoding SDR family NAD(P)-dependent oxidoreductase; protein product: MAETRAPVESTLPGDPVVLLTGASTGIGLALAHKLAAWPSGRIVLTARAASLERLKQQGFSDTDRIWLRTLDVTDGAQRCRVVDEIRDQLGGVDILINNAGIVFRSVTEHMDEAETLTQLDTNFLSPMALIRLVLPRMREKGAGRVINISSVSGMMAMPTMGSYSGSKFALEGASESLWYEMKPWGIHVTLVQPGFIHSNSFHNVILSKHARSAIEDAFDPYHVVYRSMAPFIERLMSLARATPEDIAEQVLATLHKKNPRLRVFATIDARFFYILRRTLPRKVFHALLYRALPQIGKWGPGS
- the amrS gene encoding AmmeMemoRadiSam system radical SAM enzyme, with protein sequence MSSLASAPAQMSESSTVATRYWQRLPDSGRVQCDVCPRHCQLKEGQQGLCFVRACRGGEIVLESYGRSSGYCVDPIEKKPLNHFLPGTPVLSFGTAGCNLACAFCQNWDISKSREIDTLSDEAPPDRIARAAVALGCRSVAFTYNDPVIFLEYAIDVARACSAVDIKTVAVTAGYVCDAPRREFFSEIDAANVDLKSFSDAFYRKTCSGELEPVLDTLRYLKHETDVWLEVTTLLIPGMNDSDEELRAASRFMYEELGADVPWHFTAFHPDYKLRDRPRTPSQTLSRARNIARDQGLRYVYTGNVHDESGGSTYCAECGERVIGRDWYVLTEWKLSGGCCDYCGAPCPGVFDHQPGDWGSRRLPVRLSDFE
- a CDS encoding acyl-CoA desaturase, which produces MSANLASSEEADGWWVRVGGVSAAIYWGIHASCLIALYTGVSVVDVSIFAATYWVRLFGITGGFHRYFSHRSYKTSRAMQFALAFLGTSSIQKGPLWWAGAHRLHHRYSDQPGDPHSPRESFWYSHQAWIFDPQWQYTRIEEIRDFAKFPELVWLNQWHIVPPIILALLCYAIGGFSGLVWGMGISTVALWHSTYSINSLAHRWGSTRFDTGDDSRNNLFLALLTLGEGWHNNHHRFMNSVRQGFYWWEIDLTYYILRGLNSVGLIWDMKRPPASVYAEAAEAAAQTRAEVKAPQAPLVSDISGTAPFR
- a CDS encoding CoA transferase; translated protein: MNSNEEKCALAGLRVLELSDESGMYCGKLLADLGAEVLRIEAPGGDPARSIPPLWSGDGSESESDAGMRSGLRFRYLNTSKRSLVLDLESSEGQRRFSELARDADLVIECLAPGRLAELGLGFETLSAEHPGLLMTSITGFGQTGPHRDFRSSDLVINAMGGAVYVTGDPADPPVNLAGDQAFMMASTCAAASSLIALRQRNATGIGQHIDISAQEVMLAVTHISGVGKYLDDGMVPVRNGTSLFAAVPSGAYSCKDGLIYLIVNRPLHWVALAQWIHEETGNQEVVDPMFEGPSSVRIEYRELLDIFISDMTCKFSVEELYHEGQRRHIAVTPVNSSAEVAKDPHLAARDFFVDVPQAEQGKLTMPGAPYRLAATPWRVSGAPPSPQTQGAPGFSERTARKNVGVNAVGQALAGLSVVEFTVGMAGPWMGRFMAYCGAEVIKVETIKHLGVVRLYIPPRARELGVQPALSPWFTDWDAGKRFVSLDLTNPDAVQLAKRLVARADIVIENNSAGVMDKLGLGYDAMAKEKPDLIHLSTNGYGETGPCAKYVTWGPNIEALSGLSRMSGHPGRDCINTQYAYPDAVGALHGLVAVMAALDHRDRTGVGQHISLSQLEATIAALGVAMTEPLATGSEPERPGNRSLYIAPQGCYPCSGDDRWCAISVKDEDQWRAFCALLEHPEWSTDRRFSSLAHRLANADALDELITEWTRTRDAHDIMNQLQAAGIACGVAATVEDMLERDPHLAARGFFETIPHLIKGSVIATGIPLGLTRSQGKTTRAGAGIGCDNDYVFGELLGLSPRELLEHRESGAIETP
- a CDS encoding nuclear transport factor 2 family protein, giving the protein MAESNAEAKLLELADLEAIRDLARRYAHCVWQKDVDGTIALFTDDAEMDTGDRPPIVGRAALLQAYADMFATSEFRPFVHNHVIEIDGDRAEGTCYLDLRCVIEGTAKTGHGFYKDRYVRVGTEWKFTHRLLNMLEFREI
- a CDS encoding DoxX family protein, producing MIRQRIDSDLAELIFRMLFSSIFIVLGGEHIFRDELIQQLIPLWMPEPRLFSLAAGILLLTGGISIALGFRIHLAATALGIFLVVVTLLIHVPGMFIYPPGLDSDWQWLWDLYQRSNFIKNVCLLGVCFHFLYHEPGSYSLDRYLAAKGLL
- the egtB gene encoding ergothioneine biosynthesis protein EgtB; the protein is MSEGVRLSAASIAHQVEDVRRVTLALIADLSDEQLELPYLATVNPMRWELGHIGFFFDSFLLSELDSVPTSFKNGTDFFDSFEVDHVDRWSLDLPPRNETLAYLDAIKRRALERLAGHEPTARESYHYQLAIHHESMHAEALAWTRQTMGYACPSIELQSPVRSTVPGGQHPGDVRVDAQTFRLGAEPARDGEAQRFVFDNEKWAHPVELPGYEISRAPVTNREFSEFVKDAGYARRECWSTPGWVWRTKAESDHPGYWKVEDGTWLQRVFDQWVPLMEDAPVVHVGWYEAEAYCRWAGRRLPSEAEWECAASTAPGDTKKRLYPWGDEAGAMTRERANLDYENLGCVDVACYPEGDSGWGCRQMSGNIWEWTASAFYPYPGFVVDTPYREYSAPWFGYPKVLKGGTWATRSRLVTNTYRNFFEPGRRDVFAGFRTCANE